A section of the Rhizophagus irregularis chromosome 16, complete sequence genome encodes:
- a CDS encoding uncharacterized protein (SECRETED:cutsite_SSG-LS; SECRETED:prob_0.3502); SECRETED:SignalP(1-18): MKRFLTFQFFLLLDGSSGLSGCGILTVLQLFGRGTLVGTHEIEKLVPAWKPKSQASNASLDGFIQDVNFRID, translated from the exons atgaaacgttttctaacgtttcaattttttcttcttttagatGGTTCTTCTGGTCTCTCTGGATGCGGCATTTTG ACAGTTCTCCAACTCTTTGGACGCGGAACTTTGGTGgga ACACATGAGATAG agaaGTTAGTTCCAGCTTGGAAACCAAAATCCCaa gcatcAAATGCTTCTTTAGATGGATTTATACAGGATGTGAACTTTCGTATAGATTAA
- a CDS encoding uncharacterized protein (SECRETED:cutsite_ALS-QN; SECRETED:prob_0.5437); SECRETED:SignalP(1-23), translating into MFNSKMLITFVCLLSICCFFALSQNVLSSSQNISSSQTTSLQDSISIQDISFIYKEPINGLQLYNTFTLTLDNSLLIWMAFEDEKPECMLPYLHLRLMDKTGRIKYMDFNYTLPVEAVCPITADILPLTKNYIMITYIKLNNGVEGKYGIIINYSNESTINEIYLGNANGFVERSFVPNKGLISIEKPNKEGIATWRLFSLPDITTGEVVERKNGEFHAPNLLSYTLVDSLNFLLTDGGFGFMYILKYDETKESSVIDPNLQYWRVYVSFLRESADSPTIPSLVYQTTQKLNNLTSKSCSVTYNAEGYVCIMTLNNTITNIKKNKSQTEINYYQLRFLSTGALEQLNRISNPTNNTDIDLEILYYGGFLVENIYDAMDFYLLDNSGNYVQSQGYFGPEFFHFNMFTLNNTIVGIKNQSNNKLEFLLKSLPILNNRSTDYYSPVIETTNPAINEVVDPSIKEIIIKYTIPVKLSTANVSIFQQSDDPSKQALLRQTFSGDYKLCTVGSDNYTVHIPIFESTFSQPNSSYYVLVDNNFVISQERDEPLMGIGNKIWMLSTEPLKTVRYSDSVTGLLRLNEEGSLKFLQMNHSVFFKNMIREFSKTIPVAEQRLSTSGRWQYDPTSPKKILLSFNIKEAKDDHAIEPNSQTVFEILRTLIKQKRFTALSSNEYTSLIDESAPLIMTRNYFEEFRLLIIIFTVGLIVLIILYILARRKNPEAKNSVIFETYFIIQDFAVDLVFVLLKVKNTPHLKIPTMIFFILPIVINILFAINIFVSEMATNKSFSNWVKGSTVISSMCTLFSAIDIQILNTLSSDLFGLKVFSIPLTQRSRKIMLCGSIISIFIEDIPQIIIQGLYYNSVITYDLIPSLAIASGGLVILNKLILRSYHALIRWNHRLDKIKEYNKNRHLSAASIRSIRSNVAN; encoded by the exons ATGTTCAATTCAAAGATGTTGATCACCTTTGTCTGTTTATTATCCATCTGTTGCTTTTTTGCTTTATCTCAAAACGTACTATCTTCTTCTCAAAACATTTCATCATCTCAAACTACATCCCTCCAAGATAGTATATCAATCCAagatatatcatttatttataaagaaccAATTAATGGGTTACAACTTTATAATACCTTCACCCTTACTTTAGATAATTCTTTGCTGATTTGGATGGCCTTTGAAGATGAGAAACCAGAATGCATGTTGCCTTATCTACATCTACGATTAATGGATAAAACAGgaagaataaaatatatggattTTAATTACACTCTTCCTGTGGAAGCAGTTTGTCCCATTACTGCGGATATTTTACCcttaactaaaaattatataatgataacttatattaaattaaacaatggTGTTGAGGGAAAATATggcataataattaattacagcAATGAGTCTACTATAAA tgaaataTATTTAGGAAATGCTAATGGATTTGTTGAACGTAGCTTTGTACCAAATAAAGGTCTCATTAGTATTGAAAAACCAAATAAAGAAGGAATAGCAACATGGCGTTTGTTTAGTCTTCC AGATATTACAACAGGAGAAGTTGTGGAACGTAAAAATGGTGAATTTCATGCACCAAATCTATTATCCTATACCTTAGTAGAtagtttaaactttttattaacagATGGAGGTTTTggttttatgtatattttaaaatatgatgaaacaAAAGAATCATCAGTAATAGATCCAAATCTTCAATACTGGAGAGTTTATGTATCATTCCTAAGGGAAAGTGCAGATTCCCCCACAATACCTTCTCTTGTTTATCAAACTAcccaaaaattaaataatttaacaagtAAATCATGCTCTGTGACTTATAATGCTGAAGGATATGTATGTATTATgacattaaataatacaattacaaatattaagaaGAATAAATCACAGACtgagataaattattatcagttGAGATTTTTATCAACTGGAGCCTTAGAACAATTAAATAGAATTTCCAATCCAACAAATAATACAGACATtgatttggaaattttatattatggagGATTTCTTGtggaaaatatttatgatgcaatggatttttatcttttagaTAATAGTGGCAATTATGTGCAATCACAGGGATATTTTGGGCCAGAGttctttcattttaatatgtttactCTAAATAACACTATTGTTGGAATAAAGAATCAGAGTaacaataaattagaatttttattaaaatctttaccAATATTGAATAATCGTA GTACTGATTATTATAGTCCCGTAATTGAAACAACAAATCCAGCTATTAATGAAGTTGTTGATCCttcaattaaagaaataataatcaaatatacCATTCCAGTGAAGTTATCAACTGCGAATGTTTCGATATTTCAACAAAGTGATGATCCAAGTAAACAAGCTCTATTAAGACAAACATTTTCGGGAGATTATAAACTATGTACTGTTGGAAGTGACAATTACACAGTGCATATCCCGATTTTTGAAAGTACATTTAGTCAACCCAATTCCTCCTATTATGTGTTggttgataataattttgttatctCTCAAGAGAGAGATGAACCTTTAATGGGAATTGGTAATAAGATTTGGATGCTTTCAACTG AACCACTTAAAACGGTACGATATTCAGATTCAGTTACTGGATTACTTCGATTAAATGAGGAAGGAAGTTTAAAATTTCTCCAAATGAATCATTCAGTATTTTTCAAGAATATGATTCGAGAATTTTCTAAAACAATTCCAGTAGCTGAACAGAGATTATCGACAAGTGGTAGATGGCAATATGACCCTACTtctccaaaaaaaatattattgtcatTTAACATAAAGGAAGCTAAAGATGATCATGCAATTGAACCAAACTCCCAAACagtatttgaaattttaagaacCTTGATCAAACAAAAAAGGTTTACTGCACTTTCATCTAATGAATATACATCTTTAATTGATGAAAGTGCACCTCTTATAATGACCC gaaattattttgaagaatttcgtttgttgattataatatttacagtaggtttaattgtattaataatattatatattttggcTCGTCGAAAAAATCCTGAAGCCAAAAACTCTGTAATATTTGAGAcctattttataatacaagATTTTGCTGTAGATCtagtatttgtattattaaaagttaaaaatacaccacatttaaaaattccaac tatgatattctttattttacctattgtaataaatattttatttgccataaatatttttgtatctGAAATGGCAACGAATAAATCATTTTCTAATTGGGTTAAAGGATCTACGGTAATATCATCAATGTGCACATTATTTTCAGCCattgatatacaaatattaaacacCTTATCATCGGATTTATTTGGCCTTAAAGTATTTTCGATTCCTTTGACTCAAAGATCAAGAAAAATAATGCTTTGTGGTAGTATCATAAGCATCTTTATTGAAGATATACCTCAAATCATTATCCAAGGGTTATATTACAATAGTGTGATAACATATGATCTTATTCCATCTCTTGCAATTGCATCTGGTGGattagttatattaaataaattaattttaagatcATATCATGCGTTGATAAGATGGAATCATCGActagataaaattaaagaatataataaaaatcgaCATTTATCCGCCGCTTCCATAAGATCCATAAGGTCGAATGTTGCGAATTAA